From a region of the Roseivirga sp. 4D4 genome:
- a CDS encoding OmpP1/FadL family transporter, whose amino-acid sequence MKGIRKLMLVGLAALCLQFGAQAQIQPGSFGYYEDALRFSQLNNFGSARILGLGGSGSVLGGDVSSAILNPAGLGFYNRSQFVLTPGFNFNQFESTYLLNDSRTEDSNLNIANLGLIINFNKSDYVPGGWRGGSLAITFNRVNDFRQQLSYSGQGIGTSIIDAMLDRADLFFPEELGGIEQVGYDHFLINPLPGAEDFYLSPVAGNPIQRERINRTGFTDQINIAFGGNYDDKIYLGAGIGILSTNYTSNRIYTEEFSNTVLSSFTLDERFDVSGTGFNANIGVIVRPVDFVRFGVSLTSPTWYNFSEESDAIYNSEWNNFDASTFLDNGNRVILEDTVLNSLQTQTNIFFSDYELRTPLRFNAGVAFFLGKNGFITADYERLNYGSANVSSADFIADNDNETIRNNFESVNNLRLGAEYRYKIFRFRAGYAMLGDPTNGRFNTFSDVDRSRTVISGGVGLNLGKYFLDFSYSQTRFEESFTSFSFADSAGPTSITETTLNNARISFGLNF is encoded by the coding sequence ATGAAAGGAATAAGAAAGCTTATGCTAGTAGGCTTGGCAGCGCTTTGCCTACAGTTTGGAGCTCAGGCTCAAATACAACCCGGTTCATTCGGATATTATGAAGATGCTTTGAGGTTTAGCCAACTCAACAATTTCGGTTCGGCAAGAATCTTAGGTTTAGGCGGCTCAGGTTCGGTTCTCGGTGGAGATGTAAGCTCAGCCATATTGAACCCAGCAGGTTTAGGTTTTTATAACAGATCTCAGTTTGTGCTAACACCTGGTTTTAATTTCAATCAGTTTGAGTCGACTTATTTGCTCAATGATTCAAGAACAGAGGATTCCAACTTGAATATTGCAAACCTTGGTCTGATCATTAACTTCAATAAAAGCGATTACGTCCCAGGGGGATGGCGTGGTGGCTCTTTAGCCATTACTTTCAATCGGGTTAATGATTTTAGACAACAACTGAGCTATTCTGGTCAAGGTATAGGCACTTCGATTATTGATGCAATGCTTGACAGAGCGGACCTCTTCTTTCCTGAAGAACTTGGTGGTATTGAACAGGTAGGCTACGATCATTTTTTGATCAATCCATTACCTGGGGCTGAAGACTTTTATTTGTCACCAGTGGCAGGAAACCCTATTCAGCGAGAAAGAATTAACAGAACCGGTTTTACCGATCAAATTAACATAGCCTTTGGTGGAAACTATGACGACAAAATCTATCTAGGAGCTGGAATTGGCATCCTATCTACAAATTACACTTCGAATCGTATTTATACCGAAGAGTTTTCTAACACGGTATTGTCATCATTCACATTGGATGAACGATTTGATGTATCAGGCACAGGCTTCAATGCTAATATCGGAGTAATTGTAAGACCGGTAGACTTCGTTCGGTTTGGAGTTTCTTTGACCTCACCGACCTGGTATAACTTCAGCGAAGAAAGTGATGCCATTTATAATTCAGAGTGGAATAACTTCGATGCTTCAACTTTCCTAGACAATGGAAACCGTGTTATTCTAGAAGATACAGTCCTGAATAGTTTACAGACTCAGACTAATATTTTCTTCTCTGACTACGAACTGAGAACTCCATTGCGATTCAATGCAGGTGTCGCGTTCTTCTTAGGAAAGAACGGTTTTATTACAGCGGACTACGAAAGGCTTAACTACGGAAGTGCTAATGTTTCTTCAGCAGACTTCATTGCCGATAATGATAATGAAACAATCCGAAATAACTTCGAATCGGTCAACAACCTGAGGCTTGGCGCTGAGTACCGTTACAAGATTTTTAGGTTTAGAGCAGGTTATGCGATGTTAGGTGACCCGACAAATGGAAGGTTCAATACATTTAGTGATGTAGACCGGTCTAGAACCGTGATCTCCGGAGGTGTTGGCCTTAATCTTGGTAAGTACTTCTTAGACTTCTCATATAGTCAAACTAGGTTCGAAGAATCATTTACATCTTTCTCCTTTGCTGATAGTGCTGGACCAACATCGATCACTGAAACAACATTGAATAATGCGAGAATAAGCTTTGGGCTGAACTTCTAG
- the proS gene encoding proline--tRNA ligase, with protein MSKGLPKRSEDYSLWYNELVKKADLAENSPVRGCMVIKPYGFSIWEKMQAEIDRMFKETGHTNAYFPLFIPKSYLSKEADHVEGFAKECAVVTHYRLKNDENGNGVVVDPDAKLEEELIVRPTSETVIWSTYKNWVQSYRDLPILVNQWANVVRWEMRTRLFLRTTEFLWQEGHTAHATKQEAIDESVQMMNVYAQFAEEFMAVPVIRGVKSESERFAGAVETYCIEALMQDGKALQAGTSHFLGQNFAKAFDVKFANKEGKQDFVWGTSWGVSTRLMGALIMAHSDDQGLVLPPRLAPIQVVIVPIYKGEEQLRAIGEKADGIIASLKAAGISVKFDDRDTYKPGFKFAEWELKGVPVRIAIGPKDMENNSVEIARRDTGIKEIFSLENDLTSKITGLMDEIQESIYTKALDFRTENTRPVDTYNEFKQVLDTQGGFVSAHWDGTAETEERIKNETKATIRCIPIGAKEEEGTCIYSGKPSKRRVLFAKAY; from the coding sequence ATGAGCAAAGGATTGCCTAAAAGGAGTGAAGATTATTCATTATGGTACAACGAATTGGTCAAAAAGGCCGATTTAGCTGAGAACTCACCAGTACGAGGTTGTATGGTCATTAAGCCCTATGGCTTTTCTATTTGGGAGAAAATGCAAGCCGAGATTGATCGTATGTTCAAAGAAACAGGTCATACCAATGCTTATTTTCCTCTTTTCATCCCGAAATCTTATTTGAGTAAGGAAGCTGACCATGTGGAGGGTTTTGCTAAGGAATGTGCTGTTGTAACACACTACCGTCTTAAAAATGATGAGAATGGTAATGGGGTAGTAGTAGACCCTGATGCTAAGTTGGAAGAAGAACTTATCGTGCGTCCAACCTCTGAAACTGTGATTTGGAGTACCTATAAAAATTGGGTGCAGTCTTATCGTGATTTACCAATACTTGTTAACCAGTGGGCCAATGTAGTCCGTTGGGAAATGAGAACGAGACTCTTTTTAAGAACCACTGAGTTTTTGTGGCAGGAGGGTCATACGGCCCATGCTACCAAGCAGGAGGCGATTGATGAGTCGGTTCAAATGATGAATGTCTATGCTCAGTTTGCGGAAGAGTTTATGGCCGTACCGGTTATCAGAGGGGTGAAATCGGAAAGCGAACGATTTGCCGGTGCTGTAGAGACATACTGCATAGAAGCCTTGATGCAAGATGGTAAAGCACTGCAGGCAGGAACTTCACACTTTCTAGGACAAAATTTCGCTAAGGCATTTGATGTGAAGTTTGCTAATAAAGAAGGTAAGCAAGACTTCGTCTGGGGAACCTCTTGGGGTGTAAGTACTCGATTGATGGGAGCACTTATCATGGCGCATTCTGATGACCAAGGGCTGGTGCTACCTCCTAGACTGGCGCCTATTCAAGTCGTGATTGTACCTATATATAAAGGAGAAGAGCAGCTAAGAGCTATTGGTGAGAAAGCCGATGGTATTATCGCTTCACTAAAAGCAGCCGGTATTAGCGTCAAATTTGACGATCGTGATACCTATAAGCCAGGTTTTAAGTTTGCCGAGTGGGAATTAAAGGGAGTGCCGGTTAGAATCGCCATCGGGCCCAAGGACATGGAAAATAATTCTGTGGAAATTGCCCGAAGAGATACCGGTATAAAGGAGATCTTCAGTCTTGAGAATGATTTGACATCTAAGATCACAGGTTTGATGGATGAAATTCAGGAGTCTATTTATACCAAGGCCCTTGATTTTAGAACTGAAAACACTCGCCCGGTTGATACCTATAATGAGTTCAAGCAAGTACTCGATACACAAGGTGGTTTCGTTTCAGCACATTGGGATGGCACCGCTGAGACTGAAGAGCGAATAAAGAATGAGACCAAGGCAACGATCCGTTGTATTCCTATCGGAGCCAAAGAAGAGGAGGGTACATGTATCTACTCCGGCAAGCCATCAAAAAGAAGAGTTCTTTTTGCCAAAGCATACTAA
- a CDS encoding NfeD family protein, which produces MDGWLAIILLTLVGLVLIYLELIFVPGTTILGLLGLVLTGIGIYMAYERHGVTSGSIVLVASLLVTVVALVWSFRSNAWSKFSLKKQINSKVNEHYTDDLHLHMKGIAVSDLKPIGKAEFNNKAYEVTSHGHLIDSGAEVEIIRISGNKIIVESINT; this is translated from the coding sequence ATGGACGGTTGGTTAGCCATCATTTTACTGACTCTGGTAGGCCTCGTGCTTATTTATCTTGAACTGATATTTGTTCCCGGGACCACAATACTTGGACTCTTGGGGCTTGTCTTGACCGGCATCGGAATTTACATGGCTTATGAAAGACATGGAGTTACATCAGGCTCCATAGTTTTAGTAGCTTCACTTTTAGTGACGGTTGTCGCTTTGGTTTGGAGCTTTAGGTCCAATGCATGGAGTAAGTTCTCTTTGAAAAAGCAGATTAACTCTAAAGTCAACGAACACTATACGGATGATCTTCATTTGCATATGAAAGGGATCGCTGTTTCTGATTTGAAGCCGATCGGCAAAGCTGAGTTTAATAACAAGGCCTATGAAGTGACTTCACATGGACATTTGATAGACTCTGGGGCCGAGGTTGAAATCATAAGAATTTCTGGAAATAAAATTATTGTAGAATCAATAAATACTTAA
- the floA gene encoding flotillin-like protein FloA (flotillin-like protein involved in membrane lipid rafts), which produces MGEYTTLIAVIAGVILLFVFLYFVPVNLWITAQFSNVRIGLLELVFMRIRKVPPSIIVKEMITARKAGLDVQTAELETHYLAGGNVPSVIKALISADKANINLGFKQATAIDLAGREVFEAVQISVNPKVITTPKVAAVAQDGIQLIAVARVTVRANIQQLVGGAGEDTILARVGEGIVTSIGSAQSHQAVLENPDKISKLVLQRGLDAGTAFEILSIDIADIDVGMNIGATLQTDQAQADLKVAEAKAEERRAMAVANEQEMKAKSQEARAKVIEAEAEVPLALAEAFRSGNLGVMDYYKMENIQSDTEMRESIARPGQRSSSTRKKPGGDKD; this is translated from the coding sequence ATGGGAGAATATACTACCCTCATAGCTGTTATAGCTGGTGTCATTTTACTCTTCGTTTTCTTGTACTTCGTACCAGTTAACCTATGGATTACTGCACAGTTTTCTAATGTTCGAATAGGCTTGCTAGAGCTTGTGTTTATGAGAATTAGAAAGGTGCCTCCAAGTATAATCGTCAAGGAAATGATTACCGCTAGAAAAGCTGGATTGGACGTGCAAACGGCCGAACTCGAAACGCACTATCTGGCAGGGGGTAATGTTCCATCGGTTATCAAAGCATTAATTTCTGCAGATAAGGCCAATATTAATTTGGGGTTTAAGCAGGCAACGGCTATTGACTTGGCCGGCCGAGAAGTATTCGAAGCAGTTCAGATTTCTGTAAACCCTAAGGTAATTACTACACCCAAAGTGGCTGCAGTAGCACAGGATGGTATCCAACTCATTGCAGTTGCGAGAGTAACAGTTCGTGCTAATATTCAGCAACTTGTTGGAGGTGCTGGAGAAGATACAATTTTGGCGAGGGTAGGAGAAGGTATAGTGACTTCTATAGGCTCTGCCCAGTCACATCAAGCAGTTTTAGAAAATCCTGATAAAATCTCAAAACTGGTATTACAGCGTGGTTTGGATGCCGGCACCGCATTTGAGATTCTGTCAATTGATATTGCAGATATTGATGTAGGGATGAACATTGGGGCAACCCTGCAAACTGATCAGGCACAGGCTGACCTTAAAGTAGCAGAGGCCAAAGCAGAGGAAAGAAGAGCAATGGCGGTAGCTAATGAGCAAGAAATGAAGGCTAAATCTCAAGAGGCAAGAGCAAAAGTAATCGAAGCAGAGGCTGAAGTTCCACTGGCATTGGCCGAAGCTTTCAGATCAGGTAACCTCGGTGTAATGGATTACTATAAGATGGAAAACATCCAATCTGATACCGAGATGAGAGAATCAATTGCCAGACCAGGACAAAGGAGCTCTTCTACAAGGAAGAAGCCTGGAGGAGATAAAGACTAG
- a CDS encoding WG repeat-containing protein, which produces MPLIRQLFFILILILCQVNLRAGEYEPFRVDGKYGIKDVTSGEVLIPPQYEAIGWSDGSFKVISNVIGARQNEKWALIDLEGGKVTLHRYAQLTPYLDNLFIASQRESNSILANYGVINAKGKSVIDLSYVRMEPVGNLLIASKRVGADDRYGLLNRNGKSIIPFTFKNILAIDETLFSVQNDNNLSAVYSSSGKAITAFEYESLEKLTDELLLAKSFNKRGILNRSGTLIIPTIYKNIQISGQRVRALPFKKWDLYSENSLDTTYYFDQMQIINQDRFAISSGQQAGIIDQDENYIEYLSNLNIISSINEITIVEDVDSKFQGAMDASGKLVLPVNYDSIRIFNKVIVGQVKRLDKQDWTVFNKSGARQSPFQYESFKQLDNGLIEAVRNGKKGLLYENGKDLSPFVYDGIGEFKNGLAVVAYQGSYGVINMKGNWVITPYNDHIEIQEDVIRLQQGSEWKLVDFDGKETVRAYGLLTNLPRGYSKWTRKGYELRDENDSLWLDHLYDTIQVIKKDLYGLKRDGRFFLFNPNNANDIALDSGITLLGEFSEGLISVKKDNQWGQIAEDGRLRIANRYEAIQAFSEGLSAVKLIGKWGFIDKNEQLIVQPTYDQVSPFYKGLSIVSRNSLFGIINSSGKSVLPEDFTAIDRQEDYIILNSNEVFGLADAKGKLIRSPQYDSIKALAGGYFLIGRDGLKGVINLRGEDVIPLSYESIQQLGNRFLASEASQWKLIDLQ; this is translated from the coding sequence ATGCCATTAATCCGACAGCTCTTTTTCATTCTAATTCTGATACTCTGTCAAGTCAATTTACGGGCTGGGGAATACGAGCCTTTCCGAGTTGATGGCAAATATGGAATTAAGGATGTCACTTCAGGCGAAGTGCTTATTCCTCCTCAATATGAAGCTATTGGGTGGTCGGATGGCTCCTTTAAAGTAATTAGCAATGTGATCGGTGCTCGCCAAAACGAGAAGTGGGCGCTAATTGATCTCGAAGGAGGAAAGGTCACCCTTCATCGCTATGCACAGCTCACCCCCTATCTAGACAACTTATTCATCGCCAGCCAACGAGAATCGAACTCAATCCTTGCCAATTATGGTGTCATCAACGCAAAAGGAAAGTCAGTAATTGACTTGTCTTATGTTAGAATGGAACCAGTAGGCAACCTACTAATCGCTTCGAAAAGGGTTGGCGCTGACGATCGGTATGGGCTACTCAATCGAAATGGCAAATCAATTATTCCTTTCACATTCAAGAACATCTTAGCCATCGATGAAACACTGTTTTCAGTTCAGAATGACAATAACCTTAGCGCTGTTTACTCCTCTAGTGGCAAAGCCATTACGGCCTTCGAATACGAGTCGTTGGAAAAACTGACTGACGAGCTGTTATTGGCAAAATCCTTTAATAAACGAGGCATTTTGAATAGAAGCGGAACGTTGATTATACCGACTATCTATAAAAACATCCAAATTTCCGGTCAAAGAGTCCGTGCATTACCCTTCAAAAAGTGGGACTTGTACTCAGAAAACTCGCTAGACACGACCTATTACTTTGATCAGATGCAAATCATCAATCAGGATCGCTTTGCGATCTCTAGTGGTCAACAGGCCGGCATTATCGATCAAGATGAAAATTACATTGAATACCTATCCAACCTAAATATCATCTCTTCAATCAACGAAATTACGATAGTTGAAGATGTTGATTCAAAATTTCAAGGGGCTATGGATGCTTCAGGCAAATTGGTTCTTCCGGTGAATTACGATAGCATAAGAATCTTTAATAAGGTGATTGTTGGACAGGTAAAGCGTCTAGATAAGCAAGACTGGACTGTATTTAATAAGTCTGGCGCTAGGCAAAGCCCATTCCAATATGAATCATTTAAGCAACTCGACAATGGACTGATTGAGGCCGTAAGGAATGGAAAGAAGGGCCTGCTATATGAAAATGGAAAAGACCTGAGCCCTTTTGTTTATGATGGTATTGGTGAGTTTAAAAATGGCTTGGCGGTTGTGGCTTATCAGGGTAGTTATGGCGTGATTAATATGAAAGGTAATTGGGTGATCACCCCCTATAATGACCATATCGAAATTCAGGAAGACGTTATCAGGCTACAACAAGGTTCAGAATGGAAACTAGTCGACTTCGATGGGAAGGAAACCGTAAGAGCTTATGGACTGCTTACCAATTTACCGCGCGGCTATAGCAAATGGACAAGGAAGGGTTATGAGCTCAGAGACGAAAATGATAGCCTCTGGTTGGATCATCTTTACGACACAATTCAGGTTATAAAGAAGGACCTATACGGACTAAAACGTGACGGCCGTTTCTTTTTGTTCAACCCTAATAACGCTAATGACATAGCCTTAGACTCAGGAATAACTTTGCTGGGAGAATTTTCCGAAGGCCTGATTTCTGTAAAAAAAGATAATCAATGGGGACAGATTGCTGAGGATGGTAGGCTAAGAATAGCCAACCGATATGAAGCCATTCAAGCCTTTTCTGAAGGCTTATCTGCCGTGAAACTGATCGGTAAATGGGGTTTCATAGATAAGAACGAGCAATTAATTGTTCAACCTACTTATGATCAGGTTTCGCCTTTCTACAAAGGCCTCTCGATAGTATCAAGGAATAGTCTTTTTGGTATTATAAATAGCTCAGGCAAATCAGTTTTGCCCGAAGACTTTACAGCCATTGATAGACAAGAGGATTACATTATTCTAAATTCGAATGAGGTTTTTGGACTGGCCGATGCTAAAGGCAAGTTGATTAGATCTCCTCAGTATGATTCCATTAAAGCACTTGCAGGTGGTTACTTCTTGATTGGCCGAGATGGATTAAAAGGAGTGATTAACCTAAGGGGAGAGGATGTCATTCCTCTTTCTTATGAGTCCATCCAACAACTAGGCAATCGCTTTCTAGCTTCAGAAGCCTCTCAATGGAAGCTGATTGATTTGCAATAA
- the hemA gene encoding glutamyl-tRNA reductase has translation MQSNFKVISLSFKNAPVDIREMIALDDAMITTLLNEFREVIGLHESLIISTCNRTEVYYNAEQDFSREIISLLARKKGIDNITKFIPFFTVINDSYEASTYLFRVALGLEAQVIGDLQIINQVKKAYQIAADNNTAGPFMHRILHTVFFANKKVFQETAFRDGAASVSYATAELTRTLAESFVDAKVLIVGLGEIGEDVAKHLVSEQFSVTLTNRTTAKAEALATELALNQIAFEDLNAKMSAYDIIISSIPVQDFIGPQHLSKNAEGLKFLIDLSIPRSIDPKVESIKGISLYNIDEIQEKTSRAVEKRKAAIPHVEAIIEDAMEDVRAWSREMEVSPTIQKLKSTLEEIRQEELKKHLKNSSEEMEFFADKLSKSITQKIMKLPVLQLKAACQRGEADKLIDVLNDLFNLEQETKEK, from the coding sequence ATGCAAAGTAATTTCAAAGTCATAAGTCTCTCATTCAAGAATGCTCCGGTGGACATTCGTGAGATGATCGCTTTGGATGATGCTATGATCACGACATTACTTAATGAGTTTCGTGAAGTAATCGGCTTACATGAATCCTTAATCATTTCTACCTGTAACAGAACCGAAGTTTATTACAACGCAGAGCAGGATTTCTCTAGAGAAATCATATCGCTATTGGCTAGAAAAAAGGGAATTGATAACATTACTAAGTTCATTCCTTTCTTTACAGTAATCAATGATAGTTACGAGGCCTCTACCTACTTATTCAGAGTAGCCCTTGGACTTGAAGCACAAGTTATAGGCGACCTTCAAATCATCAATCAGGTAAAAAAGGCATATCAAATTGCTGCGGATAATAATACTGCGGGGCCTTTCATGCATAGAATCCTGCACACTGTATTCTTTGCAAACAAGAAAGTATTCCAAGAAACAGCATTTAGAGATGGTGCGGCTAGTGTGTCTTATGCCACTGCAGAACTTACTCGAACACTAGCTGAGTCCTTTGTAGATGCCAAAGTGTTGATTGTCGGACTTGGTGAAATCGGAGAAGATGTAGCTAAGCATTTAGTTAGTGAGCAATTCTCTGTTACACTCACCAATAGAACAACGGCCAAGGCAGAAGCTTTGGCCACTGAACTCGCTCTAAATCAAATCGCATTTGAAGACTTGAATGCGAAGATGAGCGCCTACGATATTATCATTTCAAGCATACCAGTTCAAGACTTTATTGGTCCTCAACATTTGTCTAAAAATGCAGAAGGCCTCAAGTTTTTGATTGACCTTTCTATTCCAAGATCCATTGATCCTAAAGTAGAATCAATTAAGGGCATCTCTTTGTACAACATTGACGAGATTCAAGAAAAGACGTCTCGAGCGGTTGAAAAGAGAAAAGCAGCCATTCCTCATGTTGAAGCCATCATCGAAGATGCTATGGAGGATGTTAGGGCTTGGTCGCGGGAAATGGAAGTTTCTCCTACCATCCAAAAACTAAAAAGCACGCTCGAAGAAATCCGACAAGAGGAATTGAAAAAGCACCTCAAAAACTCATCTGAGGAGATGGAATTCTTCGCGGACAAGCTATCTAAGAGTATCACACAAAAAATCATGAAGCTACCTGTCTTGCAGTTAAAAGCTGCTTGCCAAAGAGGAGAAGCAGATAAGCTGATTGATGTCTTGAACGATCTTTTCAACCTAGAACAAGAGACAAAGGAGAAATAA
- a CDS encoding helix-hairpin-helix domain-containing protein: MRLNKLIRDFFGFSRTEVNGTLVLIPLIILLLFTPYLYRQILSSDPYTSAEDKRLLDSLVFLINANFEKPEVSESIEVEYFDFDPNSVSIEELVSLGVPQFLANRINNYRSKGGKFYVKGDLLKIYDFPDSVYQRLFTYILLPEKKKEVKVSKSPSPDNFGEPVSEAEINEAEEKEVVLVDINTADSTLFKTLKGIGSSYARRIVSYRKLLGGYYSIDQLKEVYGMTDSLFQNIQPYLQLTDTATIRKVPINMATFKELLAHPYIDYEQTKEILNVKSKSGKFRKAEDMYRLSLMDSVMIKKLLPYLDFR; encoded by the coding sequence ATGAGACTAAATAAACTCATTCGCGACTTTTTTGGTTTCAGTAGAACAGAGGTTAATGGGACATTAGTGCTCATACCTCTGATAATTCTTCTGCTTTTCACACCCTATCTATATCGTCAAATCCTGAGTTCTGATCCCTATACATCTGCAGAAGATAAAAGGCTGCTTGATAGTCTGGTTTTTTTAATCAATGCCAATTTTGAGAAACCCGAGGTGAGCGAATCCATTGAAGTTGAGTACTTCGATTTCGACCCTAATTCAGTGTCTATTGAAGAATTAGTCTCATTGGGAGTTCCCCAATTTCTCGCCAACAGAATTAATAACTACCGATCAAAAGGAGGTAAGTTTTATGTAAAAGGTGACCTACTAAAGATCTATGACTTTCCCGATAGCGTATATCAAAGACTATTTACTTATATCCTATTACCTGAGAAGAAGAAAGAAGTCAAAGTGTCTAAATCTCCTAGTCCTGATAATTTTGGCGAACCTGTCAGTGAAGCTGAGATTAATGAGGCCGAGGAAAAAGAAGTAGTCCTTGTTGATATCAACACGGCCGATAGTACCCTTTTCAAAACGCTTAAGGGGATTGGCTCAAGTTATGCTCGTAGGATTGTGTCGTACAGAAAGTTATTAGGAGGCTATTACTCTATAGATCAGCTTAAGGAAGTTTATGGTATGACCGATAGTCTTTTCCAAAACATTCAACCTTATCTGCAATTGACGGATACTGCCACAATAAGGAAGGTTCCGATTAATATGGCCACTTTCAAGGAGCTATTGGCACATCCGTATATTGACTATGAACAGACAAAAGAGATATTGAATGTGAAGAGTAAAAGTGGTAAATTCAGAAAGGCTGAGGATATGTACAGATTGTCTTTGATGGACAGTGTAATGATCAAGAAGTTGTTGCCTTACCTGGATTTTAGATGA
- a CDS encoding bifunctional ADP-dependent NAD(P)H-hydrate dehydratase/NAD(P)H-hydrate epimerase — protein sequence MKRIITAEQVRTADQHTIANEPIASIDLMERAAKAFSKCFLSLIPSTCSIHVVCGTGNNGGDGLAVTRLLREKGYHVRCSLVNVSSNLSPDCQENLNRLITPPDLVSEADDLVIEEDVVVDALFGSGLNRSVTGLFAEIIEKINASKAKTVSIDMPSGLFSDQVDPSGAIVKADLTIAFQRPKLSFLIPESGMYVGEFQIADIGLDEAFIESLPSDYFLIEQSDIAAFLPIRKKFQHKGDFGRVQIFSGSFGKIGAAFLCGKAVLKAGAGLLTVHIPKCGYEIIQSTLPEAMVTVDDSDNQISSGEIFENTYALCVGPGLGTDPATVQWLELVLKQNHKRMVIDADALNILAAHPKLMDNVPQGSILTPHVGEFNRLFGPSTDGLGRIEKMRSVASDRNWVIVLKGAHTAVALPNGKVVFNTTGNSGMATAGSGDVLSGIITGLMSQGLKSEEAAMAGVYLHGMAGDLAEKSVGEMSLMASDLLHKLPESIINVRHASFI from the coding sequence ATGAAGAGAATAATTACCGCAGAGCAAGTTAGGACGGCAGACCAGCACACCATCGCGAATGAGCCAATTGCCTCGATAGATTTGATGGAGAGAGCCGCTAAGGCATTCTCAAAATGTTTCCTTTCTTTAATCCCCTCTACCTGTTCAATACATGTGGTATGCGGTACAGGGAATAATGGAGGAGATGGCCTGGCTGTCACCAGACTCCTGAGAGAAAAGGGCTATCACGTACGGTGCTCTTTGGTGAATGTGTCTTCAAACCTTTCTCCCGATTGTCAGGAAAACCTAAATCGACTTATAACTCCTCCTGATCTCGTTTCTGAAGCTGATGATCTGGTTATCGAAGAAGATGTGGTTGTAGATGCCTTATTCGGTTCGGGCCTCAACCGCTCCGTGACAGGGCTTTTCGCGGAAATAATTGAGAAGATAAATGCCTCAAAGGCTAAGACGGTTAGTATTGACATGCCCTCCGGCCTTTTTTCTGATCAGGTCGATCCGTCCGGAGCAATCGTTAAGGCTGATTTGACAATTGCTTTCCAAAGACCGAAGCTGTCCTTTTTAATTCCTGAGTCAGGAATGTATGTCGGGGAATTTCAGATCGCTGATATCGGCCTTGACGAAGCGTTTATTGAATCACTGCCGTCAGACTATTTTCTAATCGAGCAAAGTGATATTGCGGCCTTTTTGCCCATTCGGAAGAAGTTTCAACATAAAGGAGATTTTGGACGCGTACAGATATTTTCTGGAAGTTTTGGCAAAATAGGCGCAGCCTTTTTGTGTGGAAAAGCTGTATTGAAAGCAGGCGCAGGTTTACTGACCGTTCATATTCCTAAATGTGGGTATGAGATAATTCAATCAACCTTGCCTGAAGCAATGGTCACTGTAGATGACAGCGACAATCAGATTAGCTCTGGAGAAATTTTTGAAAACACTTATGCACTTTGTGTGGGGCCGGGTTTGGGAACTGATCCAGCAACGGTACAGTGGTTGGAATTGGTGCTAAAACAAAACCATAAGCGAATGGTGATCGATGCAGATGCCTTAAACATTCTTGCGGCACACCCCAAATTGATGGACAATGTTCCTCAGGGTTCAATACTGACACCGCATGTGGGAGAATTCAATCGACTCTTTGGGCCAAGTACTGATGGCTTAGGGAGAATTGAAAAGATGAGAAGCGTTGCTTCTGACCGAAACTGGGTTATTGTATTAAAGGGTGCTCATACTGCAGTAGCACTGCCAAACGGGAAAGTGGTTTTTAACACGACTGGCAATTCCGGAATGGCGACCGCAGGGAGTGGAGATGTTTTGTCAGGAATAATTACTGGCTTGATGTCTCAGGGCTTGAAAAGTGAGGAAGCTGCTATGGCAGGCGTTTATCTACATGGGATGGCCGGAGATTTGGCTGAAAAAAGTGTAGGAGAAATGTCATTGATGGCATCAGATTTGCTTCATAAACTCCCAGAATCAATTATTAACGTAAGACATGCGTCTTTTATTTGA